The Pseudomonas sp. DG56-2 genome contains a region encoding:
- the ung gene encoding uracil-DNA glycosylase: MTDDDRIKLEPSWKEALRAEFEQPYMHQLREFLRAEHAAGKEIYPPGPLIFNALNSTPLDQVKVVILGQDPYHGPGQAHGLCFSVQPGTATPPSLVNIYKELHRDLNIEIPKHGCLQHWANQGVLLLNTTMTVERANAASHAKKGWEFFTDRIIELVSEHQPNTVFLLWGAHAQSKQKLIDGTKHLVLKSVHPSPLSAYRGFLGCGHFSRTNKFLEQHGLTPVQWALPPL, translated from the coding sequence ATGACTGACGACGATCGCATCAAACTTGAACCCAGCTGGAAAGAAGCGCTGCGTGCCGAATTCGAGCAACCCTATATGCACCAACTGCGTGAGTTTTTGCGCGCGGAGCATGCGGCAGGCAAGGAAATCTATCCGCCGGGTCCGTTGATTTTCAATGCACTGAATTCAACCCCACTGGACCAAGTGAAGGTGGTAATCCTCGGCCAGGATCCCTATCACGGTCCGGGACAGGCGCATGGCCTGTGTTTTTCGGTGCAGCCGGGTACTGCCACGCCGCCCTCGCTGGTCAATATCTATAAAGAGTTGCACCGCGACCTCAACATCGAGATCCCCAAGCACGGGTGCCTGCAGCATTGGGCGAATCAGGGCGTATTGCTGCTCAACACCACCATGACCGTGGAGCGCGCCAATGCTGCCTCCCACGCCAAAAAAGGCTGGGAGTTTTTCACTGATCGCATCATTGAGCTGGTCAGCGAGCACCAGCCCAATACCGTGTTCCTACTCTGGGGCGCGCATGCGCAGAGCAAACAGAAATTGATCGATGGCACCAAGCACCTGGTGCTCAAGTCAGTGCACCCGTCGCCGTTGTCTGCTTACCGCGGGTTCCTTGGTTGCGGGCATTTCAGCCGTACCAACAAGTTCCTCGAACAACATGGCCTGACGCCAGTGCAATGGGCGTTGCCGCCGTTGTAA
- a CDS encoding AbrB family transcriptional regulator: MSNGPLKLYWATGLVGLVGGYIASQVGWPLPWMVGSLLAIILVRCLTPWQLSEIPGGRKCGQWIIGIGIGLHFTPAVIEQVASNFGLIFCGALITSVSSVVGIWLLRRTGEDRATAFFSSMPGGSGEMVNLGARNGAVLSQVAAAQSLRVLAVVLCVPALFKYLLGDGVVLTHAGSVSWGWLALICPLGIVAAWLWQRLKQPNPWLFGPLLVAAIASVGANLQIALPDGASQIGQWLIGSGLGCHFNRAFFRRAPSFLGRTLIATALSMLIAAVAAWVLSQLTQLDLRSLTLGMMPGGIAEMSLTAETLQLSVPLVTALQVMRLLFVLFLAEPLFRHWIGEHSTAGPDSKKGS, translated from the coding sequence ATGTCTAATGGGCCGTTGAAATTGTATTGGGCGACTGGACTGGTTGGCCTGGTTGGCGGCTACATCGCCAGCCAGGTTGGCTGGCCGCTGCCATGGATGGTCGGTTCGCTGTTGGCGATCATCCTGGTGCGCTGCCTGACCCCCTGGCAGTTGAGCGAAATACCCGGCGGGCGCAAATGCGGCCAATGGATTATCGGCATCGGTATCGGCCTGCATTTTACCCCGGCTGTAATCGAACAGGTGGCGAGCAATTTCGGCCTGATCTTTTGCGGTGCATTGATCACCAGTGTGTCCAGCGTGGTCGGCATCTGGCTGTTGCGCCGCACCGGCGAAGACCGCGCCACGGCGTTCTTTTCCAGCATGCCGGGCGGCTCGGGAGAAATGGTCAACCTCGGTGCGCGCAATGGCGCGGTACTCAGCCAGGTGGCGGCGGCACAAAGCTTGCGTGTGCTGGCCGTGGTGTTGTGTGTACCGGCGCTGTTCAAGTACCTGCTTGGTGACGGTGTGGTGCTAACCCATGCCGGTAGTGTCAGTTGGGGCTGGCTGGCACTGATCTGCCCTTTGGGGATTGTTGCAGCATGGCTATGGCAGCGCTTGAAACAGCCCAACCCCTGGTTGTTCGGACCACTGCTGGTGGCTGCCATTGCCAGCGTCGGCGCCAACCTGCAGATCGCGCTCCCCGACGGTGCCAGTCAGATTGGTCAATGGCTGATCGGCAGTGGACTGGGTTGTCATTTCAACCGAGCCTTCTTTCGCCGTGCGCCCTCATTCCTTGGACGCACGCTGATTGCTACCGCCCTGAGCATGCTGATCGCCGCTGTTGCAGCCTGGGTGTTGAGCCAATTGACCCAGTTGGACCTGCGCTCGTTGACCCTGGGGATGATGCCCGGTGGCATTGCGGAAATGAGCCTGACCGCCGAAACGCTGCAGCTTTCTGTCCCTCTGGTGACCGCGCTACAGGTGATGCGCTTACTGTTTGTGCTGTTTCTGGCCGAGCCGCTGTTTCGCCATTGGATCGGCGAGCACTCCACAGCCGGGCCAGACAGTAAAAAAGGAAGCTAA
- a CDS encoding tripartite tricarboxylate transporter permease yields MDTLSYLGQGFGVALSPYNLVTALSGTLIGTVVGLLPGLGPINGVALLIPIAFALGLPPESALILLAAVYLGCEYGGRISSILLNIPGEASTVMTTLDGYPMARQGLAGVALSLSAWSSFIGAFIATCGMVLFAPLLAKWAIAFGPAEYFVLMVFAIVCLGGMAGDRPLKTFIAALIGLFLSSVGIDANSGVYRFTGDSVHLADGIQFVVLVLGLFSISEILLLLEKTHHGHEAVKATGRMLFNFKEAASVFVVNIRCGVLGFIMGVLPGAGATLASAVAYMTEKRIAGASGTFGKGDKRGLAAPETAIGASCCGALVPMLTLGVPGSGTTAVMIGALTLYNITPGPMLFAQQPDIVWGLIASLFIANIMLVILNIPMIRIFTRILAVPNWALVPIIAIITAIGVYAVHATTFDLFLMIGIGIFGYILRKLDFPLSPILLGFILGGLMEQNLRRALSISNGALDILWSSPISMSVWALTITMMLLPLLRIWRKRSIQRRALADV; encoded by the coding sequence ATGGATACTCTCAGCTATCTGGGCCAAGGCTTCGGCGTCGCCCTGAGTCCCTACAACTTGGTTACGGCCTTGTCCGGCACCTTGATCGGCACCGTGGTTGGCCTGTTGCCGGGCCTGGGCCCGATCAATGGCGTGGCCTTGTTGATTCCGATCGCATTTGCCCTCGGCCTGCCACCGGAATCAGCACTGATTCTGCTGGCCGCTGTGTACTTGGGTTGCGAATACGGCGGACGCATCAGCTCGATCCTGCTCAACATCCCCGGTGAAGCGTCGACCGTGATGACCACCCTCGACGGCTACCCCATGGCGCGCCAGGGCCTGGCCGGCGTGGCACTGTCGCTGTCGGCCTGGAGCTCGTTCATCGGCGCGTTCATCGCCACGTGCGGCATGGTGCTGTTTGCCCCCTTGCTGGCGAAATGGGCGATCGCCTTTGGACCCGCGGAATACTTTGTACTGATGGTGTTTGCCATTGTCTGTTTGGGTGGCATGGCCGGTGATCGTCCGCTCAAGACCTTCATCGCGGCATTGATTGGTCTGTTCCTGTCCAGCGTCGGCATCGATGCCAACAGTGGCGTCTACCGATTCACCGGCGACAGCGTCCACCTGGCTGACGGCATTCAATTTGTCGTGTTGGTACTGGGTCTGTTCTCCATCAGCGAAATCCTGCTGCTGCTGGAAAAAACCCATCACGGCCATGAAGCAGTGAAAGCCACCGGACGCATGTTGTTCAACTTCAAGGAAGCAGCGTCGGTATTCGTGGTCAATATTCGCTGCGGCGTGCTCGGTTTCATCATGGGTGTATTGCCCGGTGCCGGTGCGACCCTGGCCAGTGCTGTTGCCTATATGACCGAGAAGCGCATCGCCGGTGCCAGCGGTACTTTTGGCAAAGGCGACAAGCGTGGCCTGGCGGCTCCAGAAACCGCCATCGGTGCTTCATGCTGCGGCGCCCTGGTCCCCATGCTGACCCTCGGCGTCCCCGGCTCTGGCACCACCGCGGTGATGATCGGCGCCTTGACCCTGTACAACATCACCCCCGGACCAATGCTGTTCGCCCAGCAACCTGACATTGTCTGGGGCCTGATCGCTTCACTGTTCATCGCCAACATCATGCTGGTGATCCTCAACATTCCGATGATCCGCATTTTCACCCGCATTCTTGCGGTGCCGAACTGGGCCCTGGTGCCAATCATCGCGATCATTACCGCGATCGGCGTCTACGCCGTGCATGCGACCACCTTCGACCTGTTCCTGATGATCGGCATCGGTATCTTCGGTTACATCCTGCGCAAGCTGGATTTCCCGCTGTCGCCGATCTTGCTGGGCTTCATTCTCGGTGGATTGATGGAGCAGAACCTGCGCCGTGCCCTGTCGATTTCCAATGGTGCCCTGGACATTCTCTGGTCCAGCCCGATCAGCATGAGTGTATGGGCGCTGACCATTACCATGATGCTTCTGCCACTGCTGCGTATCTGGCGCAAGCGCAGCATCCAGCGTCGTGCTCTGGCTGATGTCTAA
- a CDS encoding tripartite tricarboxylate transporter TctB family protein, whose protein sequence is MILQRVFALILLALCAVLAVMAWPYQAAFSYEPVGPRAYPLLMLGLMALGLMYLAFRPTPIVHKDDEPELDRETLNKIALCVGLLLVFAATFEPLGFILSGVLIGVPMARLYGGRWLPSVVIIGLMTIALYWLFDRVMDVPLPLGLLDVLEN, encoded by the coding sequence ATGATCCTGCAACGTGTCTTCGCCCTGATTCTGCTGGCGCTATGCGCCGTCCTGGCCGTGATGGCCTGGCCCTATCAGGCGGCTTTTTCCTACGAACCGGTCGGCCCCCGCGCCTACCCGTTACTGATGCTCGGTTTGATGGCGCTGGGGCTTATGTACCTGGCCTTTCGACCAACACCCATTGTGCACAAAGACGACGAGCCAGAACTGGACCGCGAGACCCTCAACAAGATTGCCCTGTGTGTGGGCCTGCTGCTGGTCTTCGCTGCCACGTTCGAGCCACTCGGTTTCATTCTCAGCGGCGTGCTGATTGGCGTACCGATGGCCCGTCTCTATGGCGGGCGATGGCTACCCAGCGTGGTAATCATCGGCCTTATGACGATCGCCCTGTACTGGTTGTTCGACCGAGTCATGGATGTCCCTCTGCCCCTGGGCTTACTCGACGTTCTGGAGAATTGA
- a CDS encoding tripartite tricarboxylate transporter substrate binding protein encodes MTFSLRRIALATACLMLAGQAMAAEPKRPECIAPASPGGGFDLTCKLVQSALVNEKILSKPMRVTYMPGGVGAVAYNAVVAQRPADAGTLVAWSSGSLLNLAQGKFGRFDENAVRWLAAVGTSYGAIAVKNDSPYKTLDDLVAALKKDPSKVVIGSGGTVGSQDWMQTALIAKAAGINPRDLRYVALEGGGEIATALLGGHIQVGSTDISDSMPHIQSGDMRLLAVFAETRLDEPEMKNIPTAKEQGYDIVWPVVRGFYLGPKVTDEEYDWWKASFDKLLASEEFAKLRDQRELFPFAMTGAELDTYVKKQVADYKALAKEFGLIQ; translated from the coding sequence ATGACCTTTTCACTGCGCCGCATTGCCCTCGCCACGGCCTGCTTGATGCTCGCCGGCCAAGCCATGGCAGCCGAACCGAAACGCCCGGAATGTATCGCCCCCGCCTCACCCGGCGGTGGTTTCGACCTGACCTGCAAGTTGGTGCAAAGCGCCCTGGTCAACGAGAAAATTCTCAGCAAACCCATGCGCGTCACCTACATGCCCGGCGGTGTCGGCGCGGTCGCCTACAACGCAGTGGTTGCCCAGCGCCCGGCGGATGCCGGTACCCTGGTGGCCTGGTCCAGCGGTTCGCTACTCAATCTGGCGCAAGGCAAATTCGGCCGCTTCGACGAAAATGCCGTGCGCTGGCTGGCGGCGGTCGGCACCAGCTATGGCGCCATCGCGGTGAAAAACGACTCGCCCTACAAAACCCTGGATGACCTGGTTGCGGCGCTGAAAAAAGATCCAAGCAAAGTGGTGATCGGTTCAGGCGGTACCGTCGGCAGCCAGGACTGGATGCAAACAGCGCTGATCGCCAAAGCCGCAGGTATCAACCCGCGCGATCTTCGTTATGTCGCCCTTGAAGGCGGCGGCGAAATTGCCACGGCACTGTTGGGTGGGCACATCCAGGTCGGCAGTACCGACATCTCCGACTCCATGCCGCATATCCAGAGTGGTGACATGCGCCTGTTGGCAGTGTTCGCCGAGACCCGGCTGGACGAGCCGGAAATGAAGAACATTCCTACCGCCAAGGAGCAAGGCTACGACATCGTCTGGCCGGTGGTGCGCGGTTTCTATCTGGGGCCAAAAGTCACTGATGAAGAGTACGACTGGTGGAAAGCCTCGTTCGACAAACTGCTGGCCTCCGAAGAGTTCGCCAAGCTGCGTGACCAGCGCGAACTCTTCCCTTTCGCCATGACCGGCGCCGAGTTGGACACCTATGTAAAAAAACAGGTGGCTGACTACAAGGCCCTGGCCAAGGAATTCGGGCTGATCCAGTAA
- a CDS encoding OprD family porin: MLSMQPQAYVPTRRLPTRQSAVISALALAGVAPMSQAAFFDGSKATFETRNMYFNRDFRDGTSAQQSKRDEWAQGFMLNFESGYTDGTVGFGLDALGMLGIKLDSSPDRTGSGLLPTHDSGRAADEYSKLGLTGKVKISATELKVGTLMPELPTLQPNNGRILPQTFEGGLLTSGEIKNLTFTGGRLEKAKDRDSTDNQDIALNNKNSRFLGTVAGNHFDMAGLDYKFTDKITGSYHWAQLDDVYRQHFVGMLASQPWGPGTFGADLRMAFSDDQGQARGGEIDNTALNGMLSYSLLGHKLSAGYQHLSGDTAFPYVDGADPYLVNFVQINDFAGADERSWQARYDYDFAKLGIPGLTFMTRYISGDNVSLADGGEGKEWERNTEFKYVVQSGALKNVAVRLRNATFRSNFARDADEVRLLVSYSLALW, encoded by the coding sequence ATGCTGTCCATGCAGCCACAGGCCTATGTGCCTACCCGCCGCTTGCCTACCCGCCAGTCCGCCGTTATCAGCGCCCTCGCCCTTGCCGGCGTTGCGCCAATGAGTCAAGCCGCCTTCTTCGATGGCAGCAAGGCGACCTTCGAAACCCGCAACATGTATTTCAATCGCGACTTTCGCGATGGCACCAGCGCTCAACAGTCCAAGCGTGATGAGTGGGCTCAGGGCTTCATGCTCAACTTCGAGTCCGGCTACACCGATGGCACTGTAGGCTTTGGCCTGGATGCCCTTGGTATGCTCGGCATCAAGCTCGACTCCAGTCCCGACCGCACAGGCAGCGGTTTGCTGCCCACCCACGACAGCGGTCGCGCAGCCGATGAATACTCCAAGCTTGGCCTGACCGGCAAGGTCAAGATTTCGGCCACCGAGCTCAAAGTCGGCACCTTGATGCCAGAACTGCCGACCCTGCAGCCAAACAACGGTCGTATCCTGCCGCAAACCTTCGAAGGCGGGTTGCTGACCTCCGGTGAAATCAAGAACCTGACGTTTACTGGCGGCCGCCTGGAAAAAGCCAAGGATCGCGACAGCACCGACAATCAGGACATCGCCCTGAACAACAAGAACAGTCGCTTTCTAGGCACTGTTGCCGGCAACCACTTCGACATGGCCGGCCTGGATTACAAGTTCACCGACAAGATTACCGGTAGCTACCATTGGGCTCAGCTCGACGATGTCTACCGCCAGCACTTCGTCGGCATGCTCGCCAGTCAGCCTTGGGGGCCGGGCACGTTTGGCGCCGACCTGCGCATGGCCTTCAGTGATGACCAAGGTCAGGCCCGCGGCGGCGAGATCGACAACACTGCGCTCAACGGCATGCTCAGCTACAGCCTTCTGGGCCACAAGCTCAGTGCCGGCTACCAGCACCTGTCAGGCGATACCGCCTTCCCTTACGTCGATGGCGCTGATCCGTACCTGGTCAACTTCGTTCAGATCAACGACTTTGCCGGCGCCGACGAGCGCTCCTGGCAAGCTCGCTACGACTACGACTTCGCCAAACTGGGTATCCCTGGCCTGACCTTCATGACCCGCTACATCAGCGGCGATAATGTCAGCCTGGCCGATGGCGGCGAGGGCAAGGAATGGGAACGCAATACCGAATTCAAGTATGTGGTGCAAAGTGGCGCCCTGAAAAACGTCGCCGTGCGCCTGCGCAACGCCACCTTCCGCTCGAACTTCGCCCGTGATGCGGATGAAGTTCGACTGCTGGTGAGTTACAGCCTTGCGCTGTGGTAA
- a CDS encoding response regulator produces the protein MRVLLVEDHLQLAESVAQALKSTGLTVDVLHDGVAADLALASEEYAVAVLDVGLPRMDGFEVLARLRARGKTVPVLMLTARSDVKDRVHGLNLGADDYLAKPFELTELEARVKALLRRSVLGGERQQRCGPLVYDLDTRRFTLDDDLLTLTSREQAVLEALIARPGRVMSKEQLAAQVFGLDEEASADAIEIYIHRLRKKLDGHAVVIVTFRGLGYLLEHRDA, from the coding sequence ATGCGTGTGCTGCTTGTAGAAGACCATCTGCAGCTAGCGGAGAGCGTGGCTCAGGCTCTCAAGAGCACGGGGCTGACAGTGGATGTGCTGCATGATGGCGTGGCTGCCGACCTGGCGCTGGCCAGCGAGGAATATGCAGTGGCGGTGCTCGATGTCGGGCTGCCGCGCATGGACGGCTTCGAGGTGCTTGCGCGCTTGCGCGCACGTGGCAAGACCGTACCGGTGTTGATGTTGACGGCACGCAGTGACGTCAAGGATCGGGTTCATGGCTTGAACCTGGGTGCCGATGACTACCTGGCCAAGCCGTTCGAGCTCACCGAGCTTGAAGCGCGGGTCAAGGCCTTGCTGCGTCGTAGCGTACTCGGTGGCGAGCGCCAGCAACGCTGCGGGCCGCTGGTCTATGACCTCGATACCCGGCGCTTTACCCTCGATGACGATTTGCTGACCCTGACCTCCCGCGAGCAGGCGGTGCTCGAAGCCTTGATCGCACGTCCTGGGCGGGTGATGAGCAAAGAGCAGTTGGCCGCCCAGGTGTTCGGCCTGGATGAGGAAGCCAGCGCCGATGCGATCGAGATTTACATCCATCGTCTGCGCAAGAAGCTTGACGGTCATGCCGTGGTCATCGTCACTTTCAGGGGGCTCGGTTACCTGCTCGAGCACCGCGATGCGTGA
- a CDS encoding sensor histidine kinase, with the protein MRDSGSLRGRLVWNLALLLVVLMLASGLSAYWNGREAADTAYDRTLLASARTIAAGLSQRDGTLSADVPYVALDTFAYDSAGRIYYQVNDIHQRLISGYENLPAPPPGTPRTDDYPALARFYNARYLGQDVRVVSLLKAVSEPNMNGMAEIRVAETEEARVRMARSLMADTLLRLGMLALGALMLVWFAVSAALRPLERLRGAVEERQPDDLRALPLVEVQRELSPLVRALNHFTERLREQFERQAQFIAEAAHELRTPLAALKARVELGLRSNEPQVWRDTLESAVQGTDRLTHLANQLLSLARVENGARAIAEGGAQLLDLSQLARELGMAMAPLAYARGVALALEAEAPVHVRGEPTLLNELLSNLVDNALAHTPKGGNVILRVYAPGVLEVEDDGPGIPEDERERVFERFYRRNAQGTGLGLAIVGEICRAHLAKISLHDGERGGLKVRVSFIGD; encoded by the coding sequence ATGCGTGACAGTGGCAGTCTGCGCGGGCGCTTGGTGTGGAACCTGGCCCTGCTGCTGGTGGTGTTGATGCTCGCCAGTGGGCTCAGTGCCTATTGGAACGGACGCGAAGCGGCCGACACTGCCTATGACCGAACCCTGTTGGCGTCGGCGCGCACCATCGCTGCCGGCCTGTCCCAGCGCGACGGCACGCTCAGCGCCGATGTGCCCTATGTGGCCTTGGATACCTTTGCGTACGACAGCGCCGGACGCATCTACTACCAAGTCAACGATATTCATCAACGCCTTATTTCCGGCTACGAAAACCTCCCCGCGCCACCACCAGGCACGCCGCGCACCGATGATTACCCAGCGCTGGCGCGGTTCTACAATGCGCGCTACTTGGGCCAGGATGTGCGCGTGGTGAGTCTGCTCAAGGCCGTCAGTGAGCCGAACATGAATGGCATGGCCGAAATTCGTGTGGCCGAAACCGAAGAAGCGCGGGTGCGCATGGCCCGCAGCCTGATGGCCGATACCTTGTTGCGTCTGGGCATGCTGGCTCTGGGCGCACTGATGCTGGTGTGGTTCGCGGTGAGCGCTGCATTGCGCCCGTTGGAGCGCTTGCGTGGTGCCGTCGAAGAGCGTCAGCCCGACGACCTGCGGGCCCTGCCGCTGGTCGAGGTGCAGCGTGAGCTTAGCCCACTGGTGCGCGCCTTGAACCACTTTACCGAGCGGCTACGCGAGCAGTTCGAGCGTCAGGCGCAGTTTATTGCCGAGGCCGCTCATGAGCTGCGCACCCCCCTTGCGGCCCTCAAGGCCCGGGTCGAGTTGGGCCTGCGCTCTAATGAGCCTCAGGTCTGGCGCGATACTCTGGAGTCAGCGGTCCAGGGCACAGACCGGCTGACCCACCTGGCCAACCAGTTGCTGTCGTTGGCGCGAGTGGAAAACGGTGCGCGAGCGATTGCCGAAGGTGGCGCGCAACTGCTTGACCTCAGTCAACTGGCACGGGAACTGGGGATGGCCATGGCGCCACTGGCCTACGCCCGTGGAGTGGCGTTGGCATTGGAGGCTGAGGCCCCGGTGCATGTCCGTGGCGAGCCTACGCTACTCAATGAATTGCTCAGCAACCTGGTAGACAATGCCTTGGCCCACACACCCAAGGGCGGCAATGTCATCTTGCGGGTCTACGCGCCGGGGGTGCTGGAAGTCGAGGACGATGGCCCGGGCATTCCGGAGGATGAGCGTGAACGGGTGTTCGAGCGCTTCTATCGCCGCAATGCGCAAGGGACCGGCCTGGGCCTGGCGATTGTCGGAGAAATCTGCCGCGCGCATCTGGCGAAGATCAGCCTGCACGATGGCGAACGGGGCGGGTTGAAAGTGCGAGTCAGTTTTATCGGCGATTAA
- a CDS encoding HDOD domain-containing protein — protein sequence MNKLAETVQAQLLAAIDNDDLVLPTLPEVALSIREAAEDSEISVSALSKVIGRDTALTARLIKVVNSPLLRATVEVTDLQTAITRLGINYSCNLAVGLVIEQIFHARSEVVERKMREIWASSLEVAGISYELCLRYTQLKPDQGALAGLVHQIGVLPILIYAEEHNELLSDPVCLNYVIDQIHPALGDKILSSWEFPEQLVKLPGQVLNLDRGSDRVDYVDIVQIARALSAGPGKSRPLAALPAYRHLGLPTGTELVAGELLQARAMFR from the coding sequence ATGAACAAGCTGGCCGAGACGGTCCAGGCCCAGTTGCTGGCCGCCATCGACAATGATGACCTGGTGTTGCCGACCTTACCCGAGGTCGCCTTGAGCATCCGCGAGGCCGCCGAAGACAGCGAGATCAGCGTCAGTGCCCTGAGTAAAGTCATCGGCCGCGACACTGCCCTGACTGCGCGCCTGATCAAGGTAGTGAACAGCCCGCTGCTGCGCGCCACGGTCGAAGTGACCGACTTGCAGACGGCCATTACCCGCCTCGGCATCAACTACAGCTGCAACCTGGCCGTCGGCCTGGTGATCGAGCAGATCTTCCACGCCCGTTCTGAGGTGGTGGAAAGGAAAATGCGCGAAATATGGGCCAGTAGTTTGGAGGTGGCGGGTATCAGCTACGAACTCTGCTTGCGTTACACCCAACTCAAGCCTGACCAGGGCGCCCTCGCCGGCCTGGTTCACCAGATCGGTGTACTGCCTATCCTGATCTATGCCGAAGAGCACAATGAGCTGCTCTCTGACCCGGTATGCCTGAACTATGTCATCGACCAGATCCATCCGGCACTCGGCGACAAGATTCTGAGCAGTTGGGAATTTCCCGAACAACTGGTGAAACTACCTGGACAGGTGCTCAATCTGGATCGCGGTAGCGATCGGGTCGACTACGTTGACATTGTCCAGATTGCCCGGGCGCTGAGCGCTGGCCCCGGCAAGTCCCGCCCCTTGGCAGCCCTTCCGGCCTACCGTCATCTGGGGCTGCCCACCGGCACCGAACTTGTGGCCGGCGAGTTGCTCCAGGCCCGGGCCATGTTTCGTTAA
- a CDS encoding folate-binding protein YgfZ, whose amino-acid sequence MADSAFFCTLSHEGILAVRGSDAGKFLQGQLTCNINYLNDSTSSLGARCMVKGRMQSSFRILPDADGFLLAMARELLEPQLADLKKYAVFSKAKLTDDSDAWVRFGLQEGESALHDLGIEVPAQIDGITRHNGLIAIAVSIGRIELWVPAEQARQVQEQLAAKLSQATLNDWLLGQIRAGIGQVMAQTRELFIPQMINLQAVGGVSFKKGCYTGQEIVARMQYLGKLKRRQYRVALAGENVPEPGTEIFSPTHGSSVGEVVLAARSADGIELLAVLTADAVQDNNLHLGSPDGPDLNLLSLPYELDRDREIQR is encoded by the coding sequence ATGGCCGATTCCGCTTTTTTCTGCACGCTATCCCACGAAGGCATCCTCGCCGTCCGCGGCTCGGACGCCGGCAAGTTCCTGCAAGGCCAACTGACCTGCAACATCAACTACCTCAACGACAGTACCAGCAGTCTGGGTGCGCGTTGCATGGTCAAGGGCCGAATGCAGTCGAGCTTTCGCATCCTTCCCGACGCCGACGGCTTTCTGCTGGCCATGGCTCGTGAGCTGCTTGAGCCGCAACTTGCCGACCTGAAAAAGTATGCAGTGTTCTCCAAAGCCAAACTGACCGATGACAGCGACGCCTGGGTTCGCTTCGGATTGCAGGAGGGTGAATCGGCCCTGCACGATCTGGGCATCGAAGTACCTGCGCAGATTGATGGCATCACCCGGCATAACGGGCTGATTGCCATTGCCGTGTCAATCGGCCGCATCGAGCTATGGGTACCCGCCGAACAAGCACGGCAGGTACAAGAGCAGTTAGCTGCAAAGCTTTCGCAGGCTACGCTGAACGACTGGCTGCTGGGGCAGATTCGTGCAGGGATTGGCCAGGTCATGGCCCAGACTCGCGAGCTGTTCATTCCGCAGATGATCAACCTGCAGGCCGTCGGCGGCGTCAGCTTCAAGAAAGGCTGCTATACCGGTCAGGAAATCGTCGCCCGCATGCAATACCTGGGCAAGCTCAAGCGGCGCCAATACCGGGTAGCCTTGGCAGGCGAGAACGTGCCAGAGCCCGGTACCGAGATTTTCTCGCCGACCCACGGCTCTTCGGTAGGTGAAGTGGTGCTTGCGGCACGCAGCGCAGACGGTATCGAGCTCCTGGCGGTGCTGACCGCCGATGCTGTGCAAGACAACAACCTGCACCTGGGAAGCCCGGACGGCCCGGATCTGAACCTGCTGTCCCTGCCCTACGAGCTGGATCGCGACCGCGAAATCCAACGCTGA
- a CDS encoding succinate dehydrogenase assembly factor 2 — MVEQTELNRLFWHSRRGMLELDVLLVPFSAEVYPTLSQEDRDLYKRLLSCEDQDMFGWFMERSESEDPELQRMVRIILDRVQPK, encoded by the coding sequence ATGGTCGAACAAACTGAACTCAATCGGCTCTTTTGGCACAGCCGACGCGGCATGCTCGAGCTGGACGTATTGCTGGTGCCTTTCAGTGCCGAGGTTTATCCGACCTTGAGCCAGGAAGATCGTGACCTGTACAAGCGCCTGCTCAGCTGTGAAGACCAGGATATGTTCGGCTGGTTCATGGAGCGCAGCGAGTCCGAAGATCCAGAGCTGCAGCGCATGGTTCGCATCATCCTGGATCGTGTCCAGCCCAAGTGA
- a CDS encoding protein YgfX, which yields MSSPSERFECRWYGSKGLLAAYLVSLLLALLGLSLLEVPWWQQVGGSILCLLHAGWTIPRRILLNHPQAVSGLRCDRDGWHLFSRAQGWQKVQLRPDSLALPGLIVLRYRPAGRRWSQGLCITYDALEPVQHRRLRVRLKFSRRRWVAAE from the coding sequence GTGTCCAGCCCAAGTGAGCGCTTCGAGTGTCGCTGGTACGGCTCAAAAGGCCTGCTGGCGGCCTACCTGGTCAGCTTGTTGCTGGCCTTGCTCGGCTTAAGCCTGCTGGAAGTTCCGTGGTGGCAACAGGTTGGCGGCAGTATCTTGTGTCTGTTGCACGCCGGTTGGACCATCCCGAGACGAATCTTGCTGAATCACCCTCAGGCCGTTAGCGGGTTGCGATGCGACCGTGACGGCTGGCACCTTTTCAGTCGAGCCCAGGGTTGGCAAAAAGTGCAGTTACGTCCCGATAGCCTGGCCTTGCCGGGTTTGATCGTTCTGCGTTATCGCCCTGCGGGTCGGCGCTGGAGCCAGGGACTGTGCATTACCTATGACGCGCTGGAGCCGGTGCAACACCGACGCCTGCGCGTGCGCCTGAAATTCAGTCGTCGTAGGTGGGTGGCTGCAGAATAG